The window TCCCCATTCGGCGCCAATGGCTACATGTCATCCACGCTGCCGATTCTGCTGGCAATTGCGGGTGTGGTGATGTTGCTCACGTGCGCCAATGTGGCCACACTCACACTGGTGCGGTTTGTGGCGCGCCGTCGCGAGATTGCCATCCGACAATCGCTGGGTGCGGGGCGTGCCCAACTCGCGCGTCAAATGCAGCTTGAAGGAGTGTTGGTTTCCATTGGCGCGGGAGCGATCGCAATTCTGCTCACGTTTTGGACCGCGAAATCGCTGGCGCTCTTCATTCCGGCGAACGCAAATCCGCTCGCACTGAACACCGCAATGGACCAGTACGCGGTGGGGGGAATTCTAGCGCTCGTGGTGCTGGCCAGTTTGCTCTGCGGAACCTTCCCGGCATGGCGGTCGTCGCAGCTTCCTCCAGGCGAAGTTCTGAAGGAGGAGTCGGCGAGCACTTCGCGCGGGGCGAGCAATCAGCGTCTGCTCAACGGGCTAGTCGTGACGCAGATTGCGCTATCGCTCGCTCTGCTAGTCTGTTCAGCCCTGTTTCTGCGGACCTTGCGCAATCTGGCAAACGCGAACCCTGGATTCGAAGAGGATCACATCCTGACTGCGTCGGTGGGTCTGAATATTTTGGGATATTCCAACGAACAAGCAAACCTGCTTCGCCACAAGATTCTTGATCAGGTATCGCTATTGCCGGGAGTAGAAGTCGCTTCGCTCACGGACTGGGTACCTCTGGCTTTGAGCAGGAAAACTGAGGACGCATATCCGGATGGGTATGTTCCGCGTCCGCATGAGTCGATCGAAGTAGGAAGGGCCGGCGTGACCCCGCGGTATTTCGAAACGATGCAAATTCCCATTCTGGAAGGACGCTCTTTCACCGAGAACGACGACGAAAAAGCGCCGCGAGTGCTGATTGTCGATCAAACTGCAGCGAACCGCTACTGGCCGGGGCAGGACCCGTTGGGAAAAAGACTCAAGATCTGGAACCTCCAGTTTACGGTTGTAGGAGTCGTCAAGAATTCGAAGCATGTGCTGGTGAGCGAGCAGCCGGGACCGATGATCTACACGAGCTACTTCCAGATTGGGGGTCCCGAAATGATCGTGCAGCTGAAGACGCACGGGAATCCGCAGGATCTGGCTTCGCCGGTCGAGACAGCGATTCACGAGATCGACAACAGGCTACCGGTGTTCGATGTGCGGACGATGCGTGAGACGACACTGATGGCACGCAGCTTTGCAATCGTACAGAGCACGCTTTCAGGCATATTTGCGACGATCGCGCTTATCCTGGCGGCGATTGGGATTTACGGCGTGGTCGCCTACCGGACAGAGCTGCGCACACACGAGATCGGAATTCGCATGGCTCTTGGAGCAACACGAGTTAACGTGCTGCGTCTGGTCCTGTGGCAGGGGGTGCGCCTGACGGTCATCGGCTTGGCGCTTGGGCTCGGGTTGGCGTTTGTGCTGGCGCGCTTCATGCGAGGGATGCTCTACGGCATTTCGTCCACCGACCCGCTGACCGCCGCCAGCGTTTCTGTGCTTCTGGCGGGTATCGCGATTTTGGCTTGCTGCCTGCCGGCGCGGAGAGCAATGGAGGTCGATCCGGTTAGGGCGATTCGGGCTCAGTAGCCGGGTGCGATCGTCGCCGCGCTGTTTGCGCTCTTTAGACTTAAGTTACAAAGGTGGGCAGCCCCACCTTACTCCGTGTCTTCCTGAGCCCCGGTTTTGGGCGAAGGACCTTGCGTCTGCTTTTGGGTTTGCTTCTGCCTGTGCCGACTGCCTATTCCCAAAAACCTCTCATTGCAGGCAGCTATTGAGTTTTCAAGGCGAGACAATCGGGCACCACCCGGTGCCCAATTCTCGCGCGGCGTGAGGGGTGGGATTCCATGAACATTGAATGAGGAATGTTCTGCTGTCATCACCGCACGAGCCCAAAATGGGAATACCCACCATCCTCCTCACCCACTCTTGCCACAATCAGACAAGGATGGAGTCCCCCACATCTTGTGCGGGCCTCACGACCGCTTCTTCAAGAGCTACTGGGTGAGCCATCCGCAGTTGGTTCAGAGAGAAGTCGAACGTCCGACTCGGGTATAAAGCGAGTTTTTACATGTTCGCTTTACTGTGGACCTACAAGATTGGCACGGACGTTATCGACGTTGACGTCTATGCTGGCGATGCTTCGTTGTGAGACACAATTTGGGGCAAAGCTGCCGGCCTGAATTGATTTGATCGGCACTGCTGGCATTTGACTATCAGGTAACGTGTACGGCATGCTCTGCTCTACGATCGCGGGAGTAGTAGTGCTCTTCACGATGCGAAGTACAAATGCTTTGTTCAAGAGATCCCACTGTATCGACACTCGAGCTTGTTCACCGACCTGAAGAGTTCCGAGATCAACGTTATTGAAAAATCTTCCATCCAGAGACATAAAACCGCCAACTCGCAATATTCCTGGCGGATCGGAAAGATCATCTGTTCTGCGTTCGACCATCAGATACGCGGAAACGTCACCTGATGCAGTACCGGTGCCTGTATTGAAAAATGTACCTGAAATCAAGAATTGCGGATGCGCAGCATCCGAGTTTGCTGAGCAAGCTGACGCGCTGAAACTTTGAACACTCAGGTTTACCTGAAGAGAGTCAATTGAATTAGGGTTTGTAAAGAGGACCTGCGAAGAGGCAAACGAGCTCCCTGAATCACGGCTGACATCCCCATATCCACGCACTGCCAGTCGCAAGTGACCGTTTCTAACTTCTCGTGCGCAATCGTATGCGTTCCCACCGCACATAGGAGAAACAGACCACTTAGAGGGGTCAATAAATCCTTCGCTGAAATCGTCGTAGAGATTCAGCAGAGTCCCAGTTGCTGCGGAAAGCTCCAGATCGGTCAATCCAAACGCAAAATTATTCCCGCTCGTCTCTTTTATGGTCACTGAAAGAATCCCAGCCCTTGCGGTAAAGCCGATGAACGATCCAAAGTTTTCACCTGACGCTAGCGGATCGAAGTGGCTCAGGGCGATTTCACCAGAATCAGTTGTTGCCGACCATATGCCATCGGTCGTGCCAAACGCACCAAAAGAAATGCCGAATGCCCTTATCGGGTGTGTGAAAGTGAATGTAATGATGTCGCCGGGAAAAAATGGCTGGTTAGAAGCGGTAACTAGGGCGTTCGGATGTCCTGGAACAGCCACCCCGCCGGACAGAATCAACAATGACTTTGGCGAATTTGTGGATATCGCCACTCCTCCCAAGGCAGAGCCGGATACAAATGCTGTGCCAGACGGGTACTCGTCGAGAAAGCTCTCTGTTGAGGCTGCGGCGTAGAAATCTTCTCGTGTGGAATACGTAGTGATGGAATTCAATTTGATCTGCGCACTCGCAGGAAGTGAAAGAGTAAGGAAAGTCAGACCAGCGAATGCCCACCCACTGAATCGGGCAAAACGAAACAACTTGCTTTTCATTTTATTCCTCCGCATCACCCGCAACATCGAGGTAGCCGAACACAATCCGTCATTTCCGCCGTCGGTTCACCTTCCCTCTCACCGGTTTTCCTTTCTTAGCTTGCGTCTAAAGGCGCCGAGCCCCGCGAATCCCATCCCCAACAGAAGAAGGCTCGCGGGTTCCGGCACTGATGCAGCCTGTATCGAATTCCACGTGCCTCGTGGTCCCACAATTCGACCGAAACCCGAGCTGGTAAAGATTCCATCCGTTGGGGTACAGCCGGATGGGCAGACTACGGAGTCGCCCGTTCCCGAAAACATGGAGTAGTCGCCTTGAAACCAGTCCATGTTCCACCCGATTATGTTTCCAGCTCCGTCGGTGATCACACCAAAATCCGCCTTTGACACGGTGGATTGATTGAAGGTTACGCCTCCATCCGTGAAGCTAAATGAGTCAGGGGTAAAGTAATAGGCCGAATCGGGAATGAGCGGAGACGATACTGTGAATGATCCTGTTATGCCACAATCTGGAGGACAGGCCGTCGCGCCTCCAAAGTCATCAAAGTGCAAGCCCGTGTAGGTATAGATCGTGTCGGCCGGACTTGGAACAGTGAACAGAGCCACTGTAAGAGTCAGCATCAGAAAGAATTTCGCGTTGCCAAGTAATCTCATTGATTCCTCCACAATTGTGTGGCAGCCGCATTGCGGCCTCATTGGGGTTGTCAGATTGAAGGATCATTCACAGTAAGTCATCCCCCAAATGGGTGAAAAATTCCAAATTTGAACGCTCTGGGCACCCAGAACAGCGACCGTGCAGATAATGTACGTTGGACTTTGGACCCACGAGTCACAAACCCCAATAGGCCGCCCTCTATCGAATTGCGTAGCACGGCAAAGTAGAGAGTTGCGATCCTGTCGCTTATTGCAAGGGACGACGACCCCACCAAGAATGCCGAAAGAAATTAACGTTCGCTTGTCTCTCGGGCTTCGCAGGTGGTGAGAATCAGCTGGACCAGTTCAGCTTGGCGACGCACGCCCGCCTTATTGAACACCGACTTCAGTTGCGAGCGAGCCGTTTCGTACTTGATCTGACATTGGTCGGATACTTCTTTCAGGGTGAGGCCACGAACAAGCAGATCGGCGAGCTTGCACTCAGCGGCAGTGAACCCAAATAATGCAGCCATTATTTCCGATGAAGCCCGA of the Terriglobales bacterium genome contains:
- a CDS encoding ABC transporter permease; translated protein: MPVFFNDVRYALRQIRKSPGFTLIAVTMLALGICANSTVLSWIDGTMLRPIPAARDTGDLVSVMRGERNGSPTPPFSYLDYRDLRERNRSFDGILAYHHDWAALTDRGGVPERIYIGNVSWNYFDVLGVKPILGRFFLPEEETRPDAVPYVVLGYSLWKTRYASDPAIVGKSIEIARHPVTVIGVAPKGFIGAMPGIRQDAWLPLNPLGSEWRLTHRSVTWLNVVGRVKPGVRRENAAQDLDTIMRQIVTAYPKDHLGTNTITLDPMWRSPFGANGYMSSTLPILLAIAGVVMLLTCANVATLTLVRFVARRREIAIRQSLGAGRAQLARQMQLEGVLVSIGAGAIAILLTFWTAKSLALFIPANANPLALNTAMDQYAVGGILALVVLASLLCGTFPAWRSSQLPPGEVLKEESASTSRGASNQRLLNGLVVTQIALSLALLVCSALFLRTLRNLANANPGFEEDHILTASVGLNILGYSNEQANLLRHKILDQVSLLPGVEVASLTDWVPLALSRKTEDAYPDGYVPRPHESIEVGRAGVTPRYFETMQIPILEGRSFTENDDEKAPRVLIVDQTAANRYWPGQDPLGKRLKIWNLQFTVVGVVKNSKHVLVSEQPGPMIYTSYFQIGGPEMIVQLKTHGNPQDLASPVETAIHEIDNRLPVFDVRTMRETTLMARSFAIVQSTLSGIFATIALILAAIGIYGVVAYRTELRTHEIGIRMALGATRVNVLRLVLWQGVRLTVIGLALGLGLAFVLARFMRGMLYGISSTDPLTAASVSVLLAGIAILACCLPARRAMEVDPVRAIRAQ
- a CDS encoding PEP-CTERM sorting domain-containing protein; this encodes MRLLGNAKFFLMLTLTVALFTVPSPADTIYTYTGLHFDDFGGATACPPDCGITGSFTVSSPLIPDSAYYFTPDSFSFTDGGVTFNQSTVSKADFGVITDGAGNIIGWNMDWFQGDYSMFSGTGDSVVCPSGCTPTDGIFTSSGFGRIVGPRGTWNSIQAASVPEPASLLLLGMGFAGLGAFRRKLRKENR